In Carboxydothermus pertinax, one genomic interval encodes:
- a CDS encoding YeeE/YedE family protein, whose translation MYSEKRVYLISLIPGFIFLLGLGIIIFFTNPAMLLYYFLGIGIGFAMQKSRICVASAFNDLFLFRNPTGMKNLFLLILFTTVIFGIVQFFSPTHFGKGSIYYTGPFNFFGGILFGFGMVWAGGCAGSTLVRMGEGQLAAFITFIFMFLGTFTATYLLNYFWDLITSFKPVYLPSFLGWLNAIILQLFLIVLIILVLYFWEKRQDDYAEIELEWENTPFWKKPWNYLVGAVLFAVFSGLIFYFSTKVWRVNTIFSFWGLWLFKSFGVNVESWKFFELVSHRQIYQDGFWKLTFNFVNFGVIAGGFLASSIAGEFRIRKIRKPIQFWGNILGGFLMGMGARFSFGCSIGSFIGGIASFSLHGWLFFIALLIGAFFGTKILKYYYFKAGKK comes from the coding sequence TTGTATTCCGAAAAAAGAGTTTATCTAATTTCATTAATACCAGGTTTTATTTTTTTATTAGGCCTTGGGATTATAATATTTTTCACAAATCCTGCCATGCTTTTATATTACTTTTTAGGAATTGGAATAGGATTTGCTATGCAAAAAAGTAGAATTTGTGTAGCTTCGGCTTTTAATGATTTATTTTTATTTAGAAATCCTACAGGAATGAAAAATCTCTTCTTACTGATCTTATTTACCACAGTAATATTTGGCATCGTGCAGTTTTTTTCACCCACTCACTTTGGTAAGGGATCAATTTACTACACTGGACCCTTTAATTTTTTCGGAGGTATTTTATTTGGTTTTGGCATGGTTTGGGCTGGCGGCTGTGCCGGAAGTACCTTGGTTAGGATGGGAGAAGGGCAGTTAGCAGCCTTTATAACTTTTATTTTTATGTTTCTTGGTACTTTTACAGCTACTTACCTTTTAAACTATTTCTGGGATCTAATAACTTCTTTTAAACCTGTTTATTTGCCTTCTTTTTTAGGGTGGTTAAATGCCATTATTTTGCAACTATTTTTAATAGTTTTAATAATTTTAGTTCTTTATTTTTGGGAAAAAAGGCAGGATGATTATGCGGAAATCGAGTTAGAATGGGAAAATACACCTTTTTGGAAAAAACCATGGAATTATCTAGTGGGGGCAGTACTTTTTGCCGTATTTAGCGGTTTAATCTTTTATTTTTCTACCAAGGTCTGGCGGGTTAATACTATCTTTTCCTTCTGGGGATTGTGGCTCTTTAAGAGTTTCGGGGTAAATGTTGAAAGCTGGAAATTTTTTGAGTTAGTAAGCCACCGGCAAATTTATCAGGATGGTTTTTGGAAGCTTACCTTTAATTTTGTGAATTTTGGTGTGATTGCGGGAGGTTTTTTGGCCTCAAGTATTGCCGGAGAATTTAGAATTCGTAAAATTCGAAAACCAATCCAATTTTGGGGAAATATTCTGGGTGGTTTTTTAATGGGCATGGGAGCCCGCTTTTCCTTTGGTTGTTCTATTGGGAGCTTTATCGGGGGAATTGCCTCCTTTTCCCTTCATGGCTGGTTATTTTTTATCGCTTTACTGATTGGTGCTTTTTTTGGGACCAAAATTTTAAAATATTATTATTTTAAAGCAGGAAAAAAATAA
- a CDS encoding sulfurtransferase TusA family protein → MRFIDCLGEMCPIPVIKAEEEFKKLKPGESFVLETDHSCAPLFIKKQLKKYKCKIKVLEVDFGIWQVTVEKC, encoded by the coding sequence ATGCGGTTTATAGATTGCTTAGGTGAGATGTGTCCTATTCCAGTTATAAAAGCTGAAGAAGAATTTAAAAAACTAAAGCCGGGAGAAAGTTTTGTTTTGGAAACAGATCACAGTTGTGCGCCGTTATTTATAAAAAAGCAATTAAAAAAATATAAGTGCAAAATTAAAGTCTTAGAAGTGGATTTTGGCATTTGGCAGGTTACGGTCGAGAAATGTTAA